A single region of the Sorghum bicolor cultivar BTx623 chromosome 9, Sorghum_bicolor_NCBIv3, whole genome shotgun sequence genome encodes:
- the LOC8069488 gene encoding uncharacterized protein LOC8069488, with protein MAPAAGAPIVALGEDLLREVFIHLPASADLLRAAAACKPFLRAARSAPFLRRFRRRHPSCPRLLGCLLLYPNRRSGKSQFVPISASSSPSSSSSSSSSAAAAADRGDFALSFLPGGGWLGLGAATWKHLDCRNGRLLLENLRTHELAVADPISRRYVSLPAPPAGRAVGYGLFTDDGDKSEFRVVCVSRDAASPELRALVLASGELSWADVAGIACQPNLAVGSRVMQANRSLYWRLEGGERMVAFSTASMELSVLDLPPALRDLRFDAMDRGKEEDANVLHLLTMTGYRIEVWAGTADGDGGMAWRQVEKSLRFHKALTEIIDPSLESYERIDPSVQSYRDDIDVIGVVAGLVFFRKWTHIFTIDLETMKLKRLPKADCLGALIYPYTVAWPPSLLNPAEQDKRLM; from the coding sequence ATGGCTCCGGCGGCCGGCGCCCCCATCGTCGCGCTGGGCGAGGACCTCCTCCGCGaggtcttcatccaccttcCGGCCTCCGCCGACCTCCTCCGCGCAGCCGCCGCCTGCAAGCCTTTCCTCCGCGCTGCGCGCAGCGCGCCCTTCCTCCGCCgcttccgccgccgccacccctCCTGCCCGCGCCTCCTCGGCTGTCTCCTCCTTTACCCCAACCGCCGCAGCGGCAAATCCCAATTCGTACCCATCTCTGCTTCCTCTTCCccttcctcctcttcttcctcctcgtcgtctgcggccgcggccgccgacCGTGGCGACTTCGCCCTCTCATTCCTTCCCGGCGGCGGTTGGCTGGGCCTGGGCGCAGCCACGTGGAAGCACCTGGACTGCCGCAACGGCCGCCTTCTCCTCGAGAACCTGAGGACCCATGAACTCGCCGTCGCGGATCCGATCTCCCGCCGCTACGTTTCCCTCCCCGCGCCTCCCGCCGGGCGCGCCGTCGGGTACGGGCTCTTCACTGACGACGGAGACAAGTCGGAGTTCCGGGTGGTTTGCGTCTCGCGGGACGCCGCCTCGCCCGAGCTGCGCGCGCTGGTCCTAGCCTCCGGCGAGCTCTCCTGGGCCGACGTCGCCGGCATCGCTTGCCAACCCAATCTAGCCGTCGGCTCCCGGGTGATGCAGGCGAACCGGTCGCTGTACTGGAGGCTCGAGGGCGGGGAGCGCATGGTGGCGTTCAGCACGGCGTCCATGGAGCTCTCGGTTTTGGACCTCCCGCCTGCCCTGCGGGACCTCCGCTTCGACGCCATGGACAGAGGGAAAGAAGAGGATGCCAATGTCCTCCACCTGCTCACTATGACTGGCTACCGCATCGAGGTGTGGGCTGGCACGGCGGACGGTGACGGTGGGATGGCATGGAGGCAGGTGGAGAAATCGTTGAGGTTCCACAAGGCACTGACTGAGATAATCGATCCTTCACTGGAGTCATACGAGAGGATCGATCCTTCAGTGCAGTCATACCGAGATGATATAGATGTCATCGGGGTGGTCGCGGGCCTTGTGTTCTTCCGGAAGTGGACTCATATATTCACCATTGATCTTGAAACTATGAAGCTCAAGAGGTTGCCGAAAGCGGATTGCCTGGGGGCGCTGATCTACCCTTACACAGTTGCGTGGCCACCCTCTTTGTTGAATCCTGCTGAACAAGACAAGCGCTTGATGTAG
- the LOC110430253 gene encoding uncharacterized protein LOC110430253 — protein MQNAKSIPRQTSRAAVLPARHSFHARPNSPPSACARSARRRSPRSARRRRSFHQFSVSTFSSPPVSTFRPPPAQFPSVSSLHVQLAAGLHVQPAANSSSFRSPPSPSSRAGEFCEANMGSRVLENGSSRIAQRIAKLRASRSRRRNQLLDDSSDDEAYDMMTAVCIVRTFRMSKPLFCRIMDAVEAHDNYFVQKTDACGVLGLSCFQKVTAALRMLTYGVSADSTDEYIRIGESTALESLRKFVAAIVEIFEAEYLRHPTEADVARLLAVNEKRGFPGMLGSIDCMHWEWKNCPMQSQGQYKGHANRPTIILEAVASHDLWCWHAFYGMPGSHNDINVLHRSPLFDNLAEGKAPEVNYTINGHEYKMGYLLADGIYPPWATLVKTISNPMGNKAKYFARAQEAVRKDVERFFGVFQSRFAIIAHPGRIWDRETLALIVRACVIMHNMIVEDERVLDPDERFPDAPNDNVQPSHGTPTRTLAEFIEASKKIRDKPTHFQLQEDLIEHLWNRHPDLYPMEPAA, from the exons atgcaaaatgccaagtcgATCCCGCGCCAAACTTCCCGCGCGGCTGTCCTTCCCGCGCGGCACTCCTTCCACGCGCGGCCAAACAGCCCGCCGTCGGCCTGCGCACGTTCAGCTCGCCGCCGGTCTCCACGTTCAGCCCGCCGCCGGCGCAGTTTCCATCAGTTTTCGGTCTCCACGTTCAGCTCGCCGCCGGTCTCCACGTtcaggccgccgccggcgcagtTTCCATCAGTTTCCAGTCTCCACGTTCAGCTCGCCGCCGGTCTCCACGTTCAGCCCGCCGCCAACTCCAGCAGTTTTCGGTCGCCGCCATCTCCATCATCGCGAGCAGGAGAATTTTGTGAAGCCAACATGGGATCGAGGGTACTAGAGAATGGATCTAGCCGTATTGCACAGCGCATCGCCAAG TTGCGTGCTTCAAGATCACGTCGCCGAAATCAATTGCTTGACGACTCTTCGGATGACGAGGCCTACGACATGATGACAGCTGTTTGTATTGTGCGCac ATTCAGAATGAGCAAGCCACTTTTCTGTCGCATCATGGATGCTGTTGAAGCACATGATAATTACTTTGTGCAGAAAACAGATGCCTGTGGTGTGCTCGGTCTGAGTTGCTTCCAGAAAGTGACTGCCGCTCTTCGTATGCTCACATATGGAGTCTCTGCTGATTCTACAGATGAGTATATCCGTATTGGTGAAAGCACTGCCCTTGAGAGCCTGCGTAAGTTTGTTGCTGCAATTGTTGAAATATTTGAAGCTGAATACTTGAGACACCCCACTGAGGCTGACGTAGCACGCTTGCTGGCAGTCAATGAGAAAAGAGGTTTCCCAGGCATGTTAGGGTCGATCGATTGTATGCATTGGGAATGGAAGAATTGTCCAATGCAATCACAGGGGCAGTACAAGGGTCATGCGAACAGGCCAACTATCATTTTAGAAGCTGTTGCATCTCATGATCTTTGGTGTTGGCATGCATTTTATGGCATGCCTGGCTCTCATAATGATATAAACGTTCTTCACCGGTCTCCACTGTTTGACAACTTGGCAGAAGGAAAAGCTCCAGAGGTGAACTATACCATTAATGGGCATGAGTACAAGATGGGATATTTACTCGCCGATGGTATTTACCCCCCTTGGGCCACTTTAGTGAAGACCATCTCTAATCCTATGGGCAACAAGGCCAAATATTTTGCAAGAGCACAAGAAGCTGTGAGGAAGGATGTCGAAAGATTTTTTGGTGTATTTCAGTCTAGGTTTGCCATTATAGCACATCCAGGTCGCATTTGGGACAGAGAGACACTAGCATTGATCGTGAGGGCTTGTGTTATAATGCACAATATGattgttgaagatgaaagagttctGGACCCCGATGAGCGGTTTCCGGATGCCCCAAATGATAATGTGCAACCTTCTCATGGGACGCCCACTCGCACACTGGCTGAATTTATTGAAGCTAGTAAAAAGATTAGAGACAAGCCAACACATTTTCAGTTGCAAGAAGACCTCATCGAGCACCTATGGAACCGTCATCCTGATTTGTACCCCATGGAACCGGCAGCATGA